The Actinomadura sp. WMMB 499 genome includes a window with the following:
- a CDS encoding helix-turn-helix domain-containing protein, translating to MDQDRPRRARPGRPRGELRGEWVEVRELAQFLRNLMEGTGSSLRSLAEDGSVHYGRDAISERINGEHRPEWEFVDQFVRACVRSDQAARDHMLGRAKRLWDQAGAPARRVAEPADPAVPAPRRDEREPHLALQRASGYLDRAYALADRQQHTIGALQFLLGSLTTATQHLVAERDALRGRLEAETTARQAAERELQQLRDVRERLAAAEARRERAEAQLAQVHEQMGRTRFLIDKAAFQEIQARRRVDAQAADPTGTANGHEQDDDRTVPATTSFMDRHDQAIADELLDGVQELLEDTGDELDELDRGLDGLAPDDRTPPRHAVAENVDDEPAAPGFGTLPAIALIPADTPPTTPDNPPTGTDIPPARTDIPPARTDIPPARTDNPLVPAERSETPTHTEGAGELVDTAVSEDEGVDAEDLDEDPPKPGLLHTLRETAVTVGTVIGGLVVLAIVAVVILVVCIAIWGGPDVELAYAEGDHPDLVDNGGNLDAVAWTLVPGKEIDTTWKPRTPGTVTAFSGTLEARNGGADRTSCWGKVQYTLYADGRSIDTGTLHYTRRDSHYRFLSSADLPGTPRTVRVIARRIDSAPCATRLTWEGVGLETEGPGPRNGSSDTARKAAG from the coding sequence ATGGATCAGGACCGGCCCAGGCGGGCGAGGCCCGGTCGTCCGCGCGGGGAGTTGCGCGGGGAGTGGGTCGAGGTCCGCGAGCTGGCGCAGTTCCTGCGGAACCTGATGGAGGGCACCGGCTCCTCGCTGCGGTCGCTGGCCGAGGACGGGTCCGTGCACTACGGACGGGACGCGATCAGCGAGCGGATCAACGGGGAGCACCGTCCGGAGTGGGAGTTCGTCGATCAGTTCGTCCGCGCCTGCGTACGGTCGGACCAGGCCGCCCGGGACCACATGCTGGGCCGGGCGAAGCGGCTGTGGGATCAGGCGGGCGCCCCCGCCCGCCGGGTGGCCGAACCGGCCGACCCGGCGGTCCCGGCGCCCCGCCGCGACGAACGGGAACCCCACCTCGCGCTGCAGCGCGCCAGCGGGTATCTCGACCGCGCCTACGCGCTGGCCGACCGGCAGCAGCACACGATCGGCGCGCTGCAGTTCCTGCTGGGCAGCCTGACCACCGCCACGCAGCACCTGGTCGCCGAACGCGACGCGCTGCGCGGCCGCCTGGAGGCCGAGACCACCGCCCGCCAGGCGGCCGAGCGGGAACTGCAGCAGCTCCGCGACGTCCGCGAGCGGCTGGCCGCCGCCGAGGCCCGCCGTGAACGCGCCGAAGCGCAACTGGCCCAGGTCCACGAGCAGATGGGCCGCACCCGGTTCTTGATCGACAAAGCCGCCTTCCAGGAGATCCAGGCGCGCCGACGCGTGGACGCCCAGGCCGCCGATCCCACCGGAACCGCCAACGGGCACGAGCAGGACGATGACCGGACGGTGCCGGCCACCACCTCGTTCATGGACCGGCACGATCAGGCGATCGCCGATGAGCTCCTGGACGGCGTTCAGGAGCTGCTGGAGGACACCGGCGACGAACTCGACGAACTCGACCGCGGCCTGGACGGGCTCGCTCCCGACGACCGCACCCCGCCCCGGCACGCGGTTGCGGAGAACGTCGATGACGAGCCCGCTGCACCCGGCTTCGGCACCCTTCCCGCGATCGCGCTCATCCCCGCCGACACCCCTCCGACAACCCCCGACAACCCTCCTACCGGCACCGACATCCCTCCTGCCCGCACGGACATCCCTCCTGCCCGCACGGACATCCCTCCTGCCCGCACGGACAACCCCCTTGTCCCGGCCGAACGCTCCGAGACGCCCACGCATACCGAGGGAGCCGGAGAGCTGGTCGACACCGCCGTCTCCGAGGACGAGGGCGTCGACGCCGAGGACCTCGATGAGGATCCCCCGAAGCCCGGCCTCCTTCACACGCTGCGCGAGACGGCGGTGACCGTCGGGACGGTCATCGGCGGCCTGGTGGTCCTCGCCATCGTCGCCGTGGTCATCCTGGTCGTCTGTATAGCGATCTGGGGTGGGCCGGACGTGGAACTCGCCTACGCCGAGGGGGACCACCCCGACCTGGTGGACAACGGAGGCAACCTGGACGCGGTCGCCTGGACGCTCGTGCCGGGCAAAGAGATCGACACCACCTGGAAGCCTCGAACCCCCGGCACCGTCACCGCCTTCAGCGGCACGCTGGAAGCCCGGAACGGCGGAGCCGACCGGACCTCATGCTGGGGCAAGGTGCAGTACACGCTCTACGCGGACGGACGCTCGATCGACACCGGCACCCTGCACTACACCCGTCGCGACAGCCACTACCGCTTCTTGTCCTCGGCGGATCTGCCAGGCACTCCCCGGACCGTCCGGGTCATCGCCCGCCGCATCGACTCCGCCCCGTGCGCAACCCGGTTGACCTGGGAGGGGGTCGGCCTCGAGACCGAAGGTCCCGGCCCTCGAAACGGGAGTTCCGACACCGCCCGCAAGGCCGCCGGATAG
- a CDS encoding gamma carbonic anhydrase family protein produces MNYVGSLGTGRPDIHPDAWVAPGAVVVGRVKLGRAASVWYGSVLRGDDEEIIVGEECNIQDLSCLHADPGTPAVLEDRVSLGHKAMVHGAHVETGALIGIGAIVLNGARIGAGTLIAAGALVPPGKTIPSGVLVAGTPGKVVRELRDDDRLVLEHTSRIYVQKAQQHREASWTD; encoded by the coding sequence ATGAACTACGTGGGATCGCTGGGGACCGGCCGTCCGGACATCCACCCGGACGCGTGGGTCGCGCCCGGGGCCGTCGTCGTCGGACGGGTGAAACTGGGCCGCGCGGCCAGCGTCTGGTACGGGTCGGTGCTGCGCGGCGACGACGAGGAGATCATCGTCGGCGAGGAGTGCAACATCCAGGACCTGAGCTGCCTGCACGCCGACCCGGGGACGCCCGCCGTGCTCGAGGACCGGGTCAGCCTCGGGCACAAGGCGATGGTCCACGGCGCGCACGTCGAGACCGGCGCGCTGATCGGCATCGGCGCGATCGTCCTGAACGGCGCCCGCATCGGCGCCGGGACCCTCATCGCGGCCGGGGCCCTCGTGCCGCCCGGCAAGACGATCCCGTCCGGGGTGCTCGTCGCCGGGACGCCGGGCAAGGTCGTCCGCGAACTCCGCGACGACGACCGGCTCGTCCTCGAGCACACGTCCCGGATCTACGTCCAGAAGGCGCAGCAGCACCGCGAGGCCTCCTGGACGGACTGA
- a CDS encoding DivIVA domain-containing protein, with protein MSNEAEILPNLLQDESFEIVMRGYNRRQVDDYIARAHQKNRELEARLARAQDDAERIRREMAELREARKPTGDDLSDRLRQIINLAEDEAQDKVSQAEAKGEEIRKDAELESKRIIDDARAHAEKNLANAQHKAEGLLGSAEKEADQVLSSAQQEAEQTVTTARVEAERTLTTAERRAGVINEGATQRLNSLTKNHTQALQRLTEISETLHRLLTAENEAGPLEKMVEDAVKQAVPRKQAASGKPAAKPAAAPAPADRPSGSGEAERPEAAAARPAPAEQPAAPAAAAKPAQPAPAAPSAPDAPAKPAPQPTVHKIGPELPDVPVPPLAKHAAPPRPQGEPGPVPPQPRGPVDPA; from the coding sequence ATGAGCAACGAAGCCGAAATCCTGCCGAACCTCCTCCAAGACGAGTCCTTCGAGATCGTCATGCGCGGCTACAACCGCCGCCAGGTCGACGACTACATCGCCCGCGCGCACCAGAAGAACCGCGAGCTCGAGGCGCGGCTGGCGCGGGCCCAGGACGACGCCGAACGCATCCGCCGGGAGATGGCCGAGCTGCGCGAGGCCCGCAAGCCGACCGGGGACGACCTGTCCGACCGGCTCCGGCAGATCATCAACCTGGCCGAGGACGAGGCGCAGGACAAGGTGTCCCAGGCCGAGGCCAAGGGCGAAGAGATCCGCAAGGACGCCGAGCTGGAGTCCAAGCGGATCATCGACGACGCCCGCGCGCACGCGGAGAAGAACCTCGCGAACGCGCAGCACAAGGCCGAGGGGCTGCTCGGCTCGGCCGAGAAGGAGGCCGACCAGGTGCTGTCGTCGGCCCAGCAGGAGGCCGAGCAGACGGTGACGACCGCGCGGGTCGAGGCCGAGCGGACGCTCACCACGGCCGAGCGCCGCGCCGGCGTCATCAACGAGGGCGCCACGCAGCGGCTCAACTCGCTCACCAAGAACCACACGCAGGCGCTGCAGCGGCTCACCGAGATCAGCGAGACCCTGCACCGGCTGCTGACCGCCGAGAACGAGGCGGGGCCGCTGGAGAAGATGGTCGAGGACGCCGTCAAGCAGGCGGTCCCGCGCAAGCAGGCGGCGTCCGGCAAGCCGGCCGCGAAGCCCGCCGCCGCACCGGCACCGGCCGACCGGCCGTCCGGGAGCGGGGAGGCCGAGCGGCCGGAGGCGGCCGCCGCCCGTCCCGCGCCGGCCGAGCAGCCCGCCGCGCCGGCGGCCGCCGCCAAGCCCGCGCAGCCCGCGCCCGCCGCGCCGTCCGCGCCGGACGCGCCCGCGAAGCCCGCGCCGCAGCCCACCGTGCACAAGATCGGGCCCGAGCTGCCGGACGTCCCGGTGCCGCCGCTCGCCAAGCACGCCGCGCCGCCGCGCCCGCAGGGCGAGCCCGGCCCGGTCCCCCCGCAGCCGCGCGGCCCGGTCGACCCCGCGTGA
- the def gene encoding peptide deformylase, with amino-acid sequence MSKRTTTREGTPRPIRLLGDPVLRTECDPVRTFDASLERLVDDMFATMYAENGAGVAANQVGVGLRVFVYDCDDDRGRRHVGHVVNPVLTAADGATLVESEGCLSVPDLRFDTPRFAHAVVEGVDVKGKPVRVEGTGYFARCLQHECGHLDGRVYIDVLSGDARREAMRAIRALRG; translated from the coding sequence GTGAGCAAGCGAACCACCACGCGCGAGGGGACGCCCCGCCCGATCCGGCTCCTCGGGGACCCGGTCCTGCGGACCGAGTGCGACCCGGTGCGGACCTTCGACGCCTCCCTGGAACGCCTCGTCGACGACATGTTCGCCACCATGTACGCGGAGAACGGCGCGGGGGTCGCCGCCAACCAGGTCGGGGTCGGCCTGCGGGTGTTCGTCTACGACTGCGACGACGATCGCGGCCGCCGGCATGTCGGTCATGTCGTGAATCCAGTGCTGACGGCCGCCGACGGTGCCACGCTCGTCGAGTCCGAGGGCTGCCTGTCGGTGCCCGACCTGCGGTTCGACACCCCCCGCTTCGCGCACGCCGTCGTCGAGGGCGTGGACGTCAAGGGCAAGCCGGTCCGCGTCGAGGGGACCGGCTACTTCGCGCGCTGCCTGCAGCACGAGTGCGGCCACCTGGACGGCCGCGTCTACATCGACGTCCTGTCCGGCGACGCGCGCCGCGAGGCGATGCGCGCGATCCGGGCCCTCCGCGGCTAG
- a CDS encoding LysM domain-containing protein, translated as MKRKTAFTIFSLTFFMGSSTVGAMPAFAETTDVGPASSNVLRACYYFVKSGDTGRGIAGKLGISFSTLRSLNPGVNWDALYVGQRLRVPESSCDW; from the coding sequence ATGAAGCGGAAAACTGCCTTCACCATCTTCTCGCTGACGTTCTTCATGGGGTCGTCGACGGTGGGAGCGATGCCCGCGTTCGCCGAGACCACCGACGTCGGACCTGCTTCTTCGAACGTTCTCCGGGCGTGTTATTACTTCGTCAAATCCGGTGACACGGGTCGCGGAATCGCTGGCAAACTTGGCATCTCTTTCTCCACTCTCCGATCGCTGAATCCTGGAGTGAACTGGGACGCCTTGTATGTCGGGCAACGCCTGCGGGTGCCTGAATCCAGTTGCGACTGGTAG
- a CDS encoding NF041680 family putative transposase — protein sequence MRTLVDLALAPEHRRGHGALYDGLNCGGLDVERFRMSLAALPLPRAADGRIVLAVDVSPWLRSDAQTSAERLFCHVHGRGKNAAQFVPGWPYSFVAALETGRTSWTAVLDAVRLGPADDETAVTATQLRGVVGRLLAAGHWRDGDNDILLVADAGYDVTRLAFLLADLPVELVGRIRSDRVLRLPAPPRRPGTNGRLPRHGGEFALSNPDTWPQPRHATTTRTTRYGTATASSWDRLHPRLTHRAAWLEHDGRLPIIEGTLILLRVERIPGTGAPKPIWLWSSRTGACPQHVDRLWQAFLRRFDLEHTFRLFKQTLGWTAPKFRTPEAADRWTWLIIAAHTQLRLARHLAEDLRRPWERPAAAGRLTPARVRRGFRNIRAKTTLPAGAPKPGKPGPGRPPGSKNRRPAPRHDVGKTIKREKTLAARLGQPG from the coding sequence GTGAGAACGCTGGTAGACCTGGCGTTGGCTCCCGAGCATCGGCGGGGGCACGGCGCACTGTACGACGGCTTGAACTGCGGCGGCCTGGACGTGGAGCGGTTCCGGATGTCGCTGGCCGCGCTGCCGTTGCCGCGGGCCGCCGATGGCCGGATCGTGCTGGCGGTCGATGTCAGCCCATGGCTGCGCTCGGACGCCCAGACGTCGGCGGAGCGCCTGTTCTGCCACGTGCACGGACGAGGCAAGAACGCAGCGCAGTTCGTCCCCGGCTGGCCGTACTCGTTCGTGGCCGCGCTGGAAACCGGCCGGACCTCATGGACGGCCGTCCTGGACGCGGTCCGGCTGGGCCCCGCCGACGACGAGACCGCGGTGACCGCCACCCAACTGCGCGGGGTGGTCGGACGACTGCTTGCGGCCGGGCACTGGCGGGACGGCGACAACGACATCCTGCTCGTCGCCGACGCCGGCTACGACGTGACCCGGCTGGCGTTCCTGCTGGCCGACCTGCCGGTCGAACTCGTCGGCCGGATCCGCTCGGACCGGGTCCTGCGCCTGCCCGCACCGCCGCGCCGACCCGGCACCAACGGCCGTCTACCCAGGCACGGCGGCGAGTTCGCGCTGAGCAACCCCGACACCTGGCCGCAGCCGCGGCACGCCACGACCACCCGGACCACCCGCTACGGCACCGCGACGGCCTCCTCGTGGGACCGGCTGCACCCACGCCTCACCCACCGCGCGGCATGGCTGGAACACGATGGCCGTCTCCCGATCATCGAGGGCACTTTGATCCTCCTGCGCGTCGAGCGGATCCCCGGCACCGGCGCCCCCAAGCCGATCTGGCTGTGGTCCTCACGCACCGGCGCCTGCCCGCAGCACGTCGACCGGCTCTGGCAGGCGTTCCTGCGGCGCTTCGATCTGGAGCACACCTTCCGGCTGTTCAAGCAGACCCTCGGCTGGACCGCACCCAAGTTCCGCACCCCCGAGGCCGCAGACCGGTGGACCTGGCTGATCATCGCCGCGCACACCCAACTCCGACTCGCCCGTCACCTCGCCGAGGATCTGCGCCGCCCCTGGGAACGGCCCGCAGCCGCAGGAAGGCTGACCCCGGCCCGGGTCCGCCGGGGGTTCCGGAACATCCGCGCGAAGACCACTCTCCCGGCCGGTGCGCCGAAACCCGGCAAACCTGGACCCGGGCGGCCACCCGGCTCCAAGAACCGGCGCCCCGCGCCCCGCCACGACGTCGGCAAAACGATCAAACGCGAGAAGACCCTTGCCGCCAGACTCGGGCAGCCGGGTTAA
- a CDS encoding cell wall metabolism sensor histidine kinase WalK: MTTADSGGPYGAHAVRPRARRGGFTGLGRFWGRTSLRVKLISGMMVLVTLGMTVMAVAGASVLRQYLVNRSDEQLHASMERTIDQVQPFLERGVRNIELRIPSETYGEVRTSAGRVLDRSAALDEGGYPRLPADVSGRLGEPFTVPGAGGSGSGWRVLAEPIPGGGTLVLGTSMAQIDQTVRQLVAIDLIVGLSVLAVLVGLGAWVVRAALRPLSDVEATAGAIAAGNLSRRVPEGDRRTEMGRLGRSLNSMLEQIEAAFRARADSEAAARRSEESARRSEESARHSEERMRRFIADASHELRTPLTAIRGFAEFYRQGAARSPEELGRLIGRIEDTAARMGLLVEDLLLLARLDRQRPIERRPVDLLAVAADTVQETRVLAPDRSIQLRVGGGMAYQVRGDGPRLRQVLGNLLTNALAHTPEETPIEVRLTSGTLRDAPAAVLEVADEGPGLSAEAKERVFERFYRADASRSREDGGTGLGLAIVAALVAAHEGVVEADSTPGEGATFRVVIPLDVD; this comes from the coding sequence ATGACGACCGCGGACTCCGGCGGTCCGTACGGCGCGCACGCGGTGCGGCCCCGCGCCCGCCGGGGCGGATTCACCGGGCTCGGCCGGTTCTGGGGACGCACGTCGCTGCGCGTCAAGCTGATCTCCGGGATGATGGTGCTGGTCACCCTCGGGATGACGGTGATGGCGGTCGCGGGCGCGTCGGTGCTGCGGCAGTACCTGGTCAACCGCTCCGACGAGCAGCTGCACGCGTCGATGGAGCGGACGATCGACCAGGTCCAGCCGTTCCTGGAGCGCGGGGTCCGCAACATCGAGCTGCGCATCCCCAGCGAGACCTACGGGGAGGTCCGCACCAGCGCCGGCCGGGTCCTGGACCGCAGCGCGGCGCTCGACGAGGGCGGCTACCCGCGGCTGCCCGCCGACGTGAGCGGCCGCCTGGGCGAGCCGTTCACCGTCCCGGGCGCGGGCGGCTCGGGCTCCGGGTGGCGGGTGCTCGCCGAGCCGATCCCGGGCGGCGGCACGCTCGTCCTCGGGACCAGCATGGCGCAGATCGACCAGACCGTCCGGCAGCTCGTCGCGATCGACCTGATCGTCGGCCTGTCCGTGCTGGCGGTGCTGGTGGGCCTCGGGGCGTGGGTGGTGCGGGCCGCGCTGCGCCCGCTGTCGGACGTCGAGGCGACCGCCGGGGCGATCGCCGCCGGGAACCTGTCGCGCCGCGTCCCCGAGGGAGACCGGCGCACCGAGATGGGACGGCTGGGACGGTCGCTGAACAGCATGCTCGAGCAGATCGAGGCGGCGTTCCGGGCCCGCGCCGACTCGGAGGCGGCGGCCCGCCGGTCCGAGGAGTCGGCGCGCCGGTCGGAGGAGTCCGCGCGGCACTCCGAGGAGCGGATGCGGCGGTTCATCGCCGACGCCAGCCATGAGCTGCGCACCCCGCTCACCGCGATCCGCGGGTTCGCCGAGTTCTACCGGCAGGGCGCCGCCCGCAGCCCCGAGGAGCTCGGTCGGCTGATCGGCCGCATCGAGGACACCGCCGCCCGGATGGGCCTGCTCGTCGAGGACCTCCTCCTGCTCGCCCGCCTCGACCGGCAGCGGCCCATCGAGCGCCGCCCGGTCGACCTGCTGGCCGTCGCCGCCGACACCGTCCAGGAGACCCGCGTGCTGGCGCCGGACCGGTCGATCCAGCTGAGGGTCGGCGGCGGCATGGCCTACCAGGTCAGGGGGGACGGCCCGCGGCTGCGGCAGGTGCTCGGCAACCTGCTGACCAACGCGCTCGCGCACACGCCCGAGGAGACCCCGATCGAGGTGCGGCTGACGTCCGGGACGCTGCGGGACGCGCCCGCGGCCGTCCTCGAGGTCGCCGACGAGGGGCCGGGGCTGTCCGCCGAGGCGAAGGAGCGCGTCTTCGAACGCTTCTACCGCGCGGACGCGTCCCGGTCGCGGGAGGACGGCGGCACCGGCCTCGGCCTCGCGATCGTCGCCGCCCTCGTCGCCGCCCACGAGGGCGTCGTCGAGGCCGACTCGACCCCGGGCGAGGGCGCCACCTTCCGCGTCGTGATCCCCCTGGACGTCGACTAG
- a CDS encoding response regulator transcription factor: MVERTAASGGRTPEATLLVVEDEPNILELLAGSLRFTGFEVLTATNGADAVQSARRHRPDLIVLDVMLPDIDGFDVARRLRSGGDHTPVLFLTARDAVQDRIKGLTIGGDDYVTKPFSLEEVIARIRAVLRRFRGGTAEPPPRMVFADVELDEDSHEVWRDGRAIQLSPTEFKLLRYFMANAGRVVSKAQILDHVWNYDFQGDAGIVESYVSALRRKVDNVEPRLIHTLRGVGYVLREPPKPG, from the coding sequence TTGGTTGAACGGACGGCGGCGAGCGGCGGCCGGACGCCCGAGGCGACCCTGCTCGTCGTCGAGGACGAGCCGAACATCCTGGAACTGCTCGCCGGGAGCCTGCGGTTCACCGGGTTCGAGGTCCTGACGGCGACGAACGGGGCCGACGCGGTGCAGTCGGCGCGCCGGCACCGGCCCGACCTGATCGTGCTGGACGTCATGCTGCCCGACATCGACGGGTTCGACGTCGCGCGTCGGCTGCGCTCCGGGGGCGATCACACGCCCGTCCTGTTCCTCACCGCGCGCGACGCCGTGCAGGACCGCATCAAGGGCCTGACGATCGGCGGCGACGACTACGTCACCAAGCCGTTCAGCCTCGAGGAGGTCATCGCCCGCATCCGGGCGGTGCTGCGGCGGTTCCGCGGCGGGACGGCCGAGCCGCCGCCGCGCATGGTGTTCGCCGACGTCGAGCTCGACGAGGACAGCCACGAGGTGTGGCGGGACGGCCGGGCCATCCAGCTGTCGCCCACCGAGTTCAAGCTCCTGCGCTACTTCATGGCGAACGCCGGGCGGGTCGTGTCGAAGGCCCAGATCCTCGACCACGTGTGGAACTACGACTTCCAGGGCGACGCGGGGATCGTCGAGTCGTACGTGTCCGCACTGCGCCGCAAGGTCGACAACGTTGAGCCGCGGCTCATCCACACCCTGCGGGGCGTGGGCTACGTGCTGCGCGAGCCCCCGAAACCGGGATGA
- a CDS encoding S1C family serine protease: protein MSGDRTHPSEHERAAFHPHGGVPGTPAEPADQAGPHREPSVGPAGETPPHGIPYGTQHGPHGHYAAPFSMPSGAGFGPPGQGPVALGPGGPGGSRRPRGFRRTLALGAAALALAVGSGGAGAAAAIALTDEPARSAPTAVTGASASNGSVSAVASAVLPSVVSITAQSGAGSSGGSGVVLSENGTILTNAHVVDGARQVSVKFSDGRTAQAQVVGSDRTNDVAVLQAQDVSGLKPATFGSTEGLAVGDQVLAIGSPLGLDGSVTSGIVSAVGRQVSEGGDQQQEVPPWLPPEMRQQLSRQEQTVIENAIQTDAPINPGNSGGALVNMSGQVIGINTAILTSSGGSGSIGLGFAIPVESAKDTASKIITDASL from the coding sequence ATGAGCGGCGATCGGACGCATCCGTCGGAGCATGAACGAGCCGCGTTCCACCCGCACGGAGGGGTGCCCGGAACGCCCGCGGAGCCCGCGGACCAGGCGGGCCCGCACCGCGAGCCGTCCGTCGGCCCGGCCGGCGAGACGCCGCCGCACGGGATTCCGTACGGGACTCAGCACGGGCCGCACGGGCACTACGCGGCGCCGTTCTCGATGCCGTCCGGTGCCGGGTTCGGCCCGCCCGGACAGGGGCCGGTCGCCCTGGGGCCGGGCGGGCCGGGCGGGTCGCGGCGGCCGCGCGGGTTCCGCCGGACGCTCGCGCTGGGCGCCGCCGCGCTCGCGCTCGCCGTCGGCTCCGGCGGTGCGGGCGCCGCGGCGGCGATCGCGCTGACCGACGAACCCGCGCGCTCCGCGCCCACGGCCGTCACCGGCGCGTCGGCGTCGAACGGTTCGGTGTCGGCGGTCGCGTCGGCCGTCCTGCCGAGCGTCGTGTCGATCACCGCGCAGTCGGGGGCGGGCAGCAGCGGCGGCTCGGGCGTCGTGCTGAGCGAGAACGGCACGATCCTCACCAACGCGCACGTCGTGGACGGGGCGCGGCAGGTGTCGGTGAAGTTCAGCGACGGCAGGACGGCGCAGGCGCAGGTCGTCGGCAGCGACCGGACGAACGACGTCGCCGTCCTGCAGGCGCAGGACGTCTCGGGACTGAAGCCGGCGACGTTCGGGAGCACCGAGGGACTCGCCGTCGGCGACCAGGTGCTGGCCATCGGCAGCCCGCTCGGCCTGGACGGCTCGGTCACCTCGGGGATCGTCAGCGCGGTGGGCCGGCAGGTCAGCGAGGGCGGCGACCAGCAGCAGGAGGTGCCGCCGTGGCTGCCGCCGGAGATGCGGCAGCAGCTCAGCCGGCAGGAGCAGACGGTGATCGAGAACGCGATCCAGACCGACGCGCCCATCAACCCGGGCAACTCGGGCGGCGCGCTCGTGAACATGTCGGGTCAGGTCATCGGGATCAACACCGCGATCCTCACCTCCAGCGGCGGGTCGGGCAGCATCGGGCTCGGCTTCGCGATCCCGGTCGAGAGCGCGAAGGACACCGCGTCCAAGATCATCACGGACGCCTCGCTCTGA
- a CDS encoding oxygenase MpaB family protein — MTEGLFRDEDLIRVITREGVLIAAGGAASLLQTAHPKVAQGVYDHSYTADDPLRRLQNTMGWLYAVQFGTKEEAETFSALVWKGHEQVTGPGYRANDPELQVWVAATLFAVAAQFYQALFRKLDERELEEFYEQTKVYATIIGCPDGRMPETYRDFREYYAGMLRTIEISDASRAVAHQVLNPKVPAGFLAAPGLATIRLLTAGLMPAPIRAQYGWKWNAARRIRFRLLIGALSLVYPRLPLRVRTIPRDYYLATTRKMLAKVRRVPVIERAA, encoded by the coding sequence ATGACCGAGGGACTGTTCCGGGACGAGGACCTGATCCGGGTGATCACCCGTGAGGGCGTGCTGATCGCGGCGGGCGGGGCGGCGTCGCTGCTGCAGACCGCCCACCCGAAGGTGGCCCAGGGCGTATACGACCACAGCTACACCGCCGACGATCCGCTGAGACGCCTTCAGAACACCATGGGGTGGCTGTACGCGGTGCAGTTCGGCACCAAGGAGGAGGCCGAGACGTTCAGCGCGCTCGTCTGGAAGGGCCACGAGCAGGTGACCGGCCCCGGTTACCGGGCGAACGACCCGGAACTGCAGGTGTGGGTGGCGGCGACCCTGTTCGCCGTGGCCGCGCAGTTCTACCAGGCGCTCTTCCGGAAGCTGGACGAGCGCGAACTCGAGGAGTTCTACGAGCAGACGAAGGTCTACGCGACGATCATCGGCTGCCCGGACGGCCGGATGCCGGAGACCTACCGGGACTTCCGCGAGTACTACGCCGGGATGCTGCGGACGATCGAGATCAGCGACGCGTCGCGGGCCGTCGCCCACCAGGTGCTGAACCCGAAGGTGCCGGCCGGGTTCCTCGCCGCGCCGGGCCTGGCGACGATCCGGCTGCTCACGGCCGGGCTGATGCCCGCGCCGATCCGCGCGCAGTACGGGTGGAAGTGGAACGCGGCCCGGCGGATCCGGTTCCGGCTGCTGATCGGCGCGCTGTCGCTGGTGTACCCGCGGCTGCCGCTGCGGGTGCGGACGATCCCCCGCGACTACTACCTGGCCACGACCCGCAAGATGCTCGCGAAGGTGCGGCGCGTGCCCGTGATCGAACGGGCGGCCTGA
- the arfB gene encoding alternative ribosome rescue aminoacyl-tRNA hydrolase ArfB produces MSDSIPIRGPVSIPETELSWRFSRSSGPGGQHVNTSATAVELSFDIAASPSLPEPYRSRALERLAGRLVRGVLTIRAEEYRSQVRNRDAARARLASVLSDAIAPPPKKRVPKKIPRGINERRLENKKRRSEVKRQRSRRWD; encoded by the coding sequence ATGTCCGACTCGATCCCGATCCGCGGTCCGGTCTCCATCCCGGAGACCGAACTGAGCTGGCGTTTCTCCCGCTCCTCGGGACCGGGCGGGCAGCACGTCAACACCAGCGCGACCGCGGTCGAACTCTCCTTCGACATCGCCGCGTCGCCGTCCCTGCCCGAGCCCTACCGCTCCCGCGCCCTCGAGCGGCTCGCGGGACGGCTCGTCCGGGGCGTCCTGACGATCCGTGCGGAGGAGTACCGCTCGCAGGTGCGCAACCGTGACGCCGCCCGCGCGCGCTTGGCCTCGGTCCTGTCCGACGCCATCGCACCCCCGCCGAAGAAGCGCGTCCCGAAGAAGATCCCGCGCGGCATCAACGAGCGGCGGCTGGAGAACAAGAAGCGCCGTTCGGAGGTCAAGCGCCAGCGCTCCCGCCGCTGGGACTGA